The region TATAATTGCCGATAGGATGGTGATTGTTTGTTTGGACAGGAATCCGCCTATAATAAGAAGTGCCGCAAAAACCAACATTAATAGAGACAGGTAAAAGTTCAAACTTTCAAGGTTTATGGGATTCACTCCTTTAATGTTGCTTGCAAAGATAAATGCTGCAAAAACAATGCGAACAAGCCACGTTGCAAAGGGTAGTGCTGATTTAAATGGTTTCATTGTTGCGAGTTTAGAAGTTAAACGTAATTTTGCAAAGTTTTATTTTTAATCAAAGGTATTAAACACAATGGAAAAACTCAAATATTCTGTTCAACTTTTAGTGTCGATATTGGTTTGGATTATAGTTGGAGCCTTGGCTTTTATACTTTTCTGGGGCGATTTTGTTGTATGGCTGTTGACGTTTTGGTGGGATAAAAAACTTTGGGTACTGCATCGCTACTCTATTTTTTGGGCAATGTTTCATATCCATATTAATCCATTCTGGAGGATAAAGTTTGAGGGCAAGGAAAATGTTGATAAAAAGAAGGTTTATGTGATAGTGTCGAATCACCAAAGTGCTTTCGATATAGCACTGCTTTATAGAATTAATACACATTTTAAGTGGGTGTCGAAACGGGAGTTAGTAAAAGTTCCGGTTATTGGTTGGAACTTGCTCCTGAACAAGTATATTCTTATAGATAGAAAGAATGCGTTTAGTAGTAAAAAGTTAATTCAGGAGGGACTGAAGAATATTAAGATGGGCAGTTCTATCTTGATATTTCCCGAGGGAACAAGAACTCCCGATGGCAAGGTGAAACGCTTCAAGGAGGGTGCATTCCTGCTAGCCCAGCAAGCGCAAGTTCCAATTCTACCATTAACAATAGAAGGATCAAAGGGGGTGCTGCCGAAACCCGGCATAGTGAATTTATTCCAAACGTTCACCATAAAGGTATTGCCCGAGATTCCTTACGAATCGTTTAAGGATAATAGTGCATCAGAATTGACTAAACAGGTGAATAGGTTAATTGAGGAAACGCATCGGGGAATGGCTCCTGAGTGGTATCGTTAAGCAAATGCTGCTGATTGTGGGTATCCGATAGTATAGTTTAGTCCGGATATAACTCTTTATGGCAATAGGAGATAAATTATTGAAAAAAAGTGATTAATTCTTTGCCAATTAATTATTCTTTTATACTTTTGCAAGCCAAAAATAAGTTAAACATTACAATTAAGATACGATGTACGCGATTGTTGATATTGCAGGACAGCAGATGAAGGTAGAAAAAGATCAAAAACTTTTTGTTAACCTTTTAGAAGGCGAGATTGGAGCTGAAGTTAAATTCGAAAAAGTTCTACTCGTAGATAACGATGGTAAGGTTACCATTGGTAAACCAGAAGTAAAGAATGCTTCGGTAACTGCTAAAATTTTAAATAGTGTGAAGGGTGATAAAGTTATCATCTTCAAGAAAAAGAGACGTAAAGGGTATAAGTTGAAAAATGGACATCGTCAGCAATATACTCAAATTCAGATTTCAGAAATTGTTGCGTAATAACAAAAATATTATTGAGTCATGGCACACAAAAAAGGAGTTGGTAGTTCACGAAACGGTAGAGAATCACATAGCAAACGCTTAGGCGTTAAGCTTTTTGGTGGTCAAACGGCTAAGGCTGGAAATATTCTAGTTCGCCAAAGAGGTACTGTACACAATCCTGGTCAAAATGTAGGAATTGGTAAAGATCATACACTATATGCTTTAATTGATGGTGTTGTATCGTTCCGCAAAAAGGCTGACAATAAGTCGTACGTATCTGTATTACCTGCAGAAGCATAGAGGAATCTATCTACAATACATAATCTCCTGTGCAAGCATTGTACAGGAGTTTTTTTTTCTAGTCAAGTTGAGAAGTGAAAAATTAAACGTAATCTCTAAAACTTTTATCGTTTAACTTTTAACGTTTAACGAATAAATGTAATTTAGCTAGCGTTTTTAGTACAATATCGATTTAATATTTAGTATATGCTTACATTAAAAGTAATTCGCGACAACAAGGACGAGGTTATCAAGCGTTTGGCCGTTAAGCATTTTGATGCTAAGGCTATAATTGATAACATAATTGCTTTGGACGATAAACGTAAAGCAATTCAGGTGCAATTGGACAACAACTTGGCCGAACAAAATTCCCTTGCAAAACAGATTGGGAAATTGTTTGCCGAAGGTAAAGCTACCGAGGCTAACGAAGCAAAGTCAAAAACCGCTGAGTTGAAAGAAACTTCAAAATCATTGTCGCAGGAGTTGTCCGATGTTGAGCCCGAGTTGAAGAAACTTTTAATGCAGGTTCCTAACCTTCCACATTCTTCTGTTCCCGAAGGTCACAGTGCAAGCGAAAATGTCATTGTTCGTTCAGGAGGAAGTGTTCCAGCGCTTGGTGCCGATGCCATACCTCACTGGGATTTAGCAAAGAAGTATGATATTATTGATTTTGAGTTGGGCGTTAAGATAACGGGTGCAGGTTTTCCTGTATACAAAGGTAAGGGAGCAAAGTTTCAGCGTGCGCTTATCAACTTTTTCCTTGATGAAAATACCGCTGCTGGGTACCGTGAGGTTCAACCACCCCATATGGTAAATGAGGATTCAGCTTATGGTACAGGCCAATTACCCGATAAGGACGGTCAGATGTACTATATGCAGGTAGATAATTTCTATATGATTCCTACTGCAGAGGTTCCTGTTACCAATATTTTCCGAGATGTTATTCTTAATGCATCACAATTGCCAGTTAAGATGACCGCTTACACTCCTTGTTTCCGTCGTGAGGCAGGTTCGTACGGTAAGGATGTGCGTGGGTTGAACCGTTTACACCAGTTCGATAAGGTTGAAATTGTTCAGGTTCAACATCCCGATCATTCTTATGAATCGTTGGAGGAAATGGTTTCGCATGTAGAGGGAATTCTTAAGAAACTGGAGTTGCCCTATAGAATATTAAGACTTTGTGGTGGTGACATGAGTTTTACCTCAGCTTTAACATATGATTTTGAGGTATTCTCTGCTGCGCAGGAGCGCTGGTTGGAGGTTAGCTCGGTTTCGAACTTTGAGTCGTACCAGGCAAACCGTATGATGCTCCGCTTTAAGGAGGATGGCGACAAGAAAACCCAAATTGCACATACTTTAAATGGTAGTTCGCTTGCTTTGCCTCGTATTGTTGCAGCGTTGCTGGAGAATAATCAAACCTCAAATGGAATTAGGGTGCCTAAGGTACTGCAATCATTCTGTGGATTCGATATGATTGACTAAGTGTTTCTTTTGATATAATAAAACCCTGACAGAGTTTTAAATTCTGTCAGGGTTTTTTATTTTAGAAGGTAACTGTTATTGAAAAGTTAACGGGAACAGCGATCCCTCTTTGTTTGCCAGGATTCCATTTGTAATTGAGTTGACTGATAATTCCAACGAGTTCAACGTCTGAATTCATCTTGCCATCGGCATATTTTAATGTGGTAGATCCATCTGTTTTCACTGTAAAATCAATTTGAATCTTACCTTTTGGACTTAGTTTGCTGATTTTTTCTTTTACTTCTTTAGCAAAAGCATATAATCCGCCTGGGTACTCCGGCATTTCTTCAACTATAACAAAAACATCCTCGTTGTTATTTTCTTTGTTTTCAGAAATTTTTACATCTGGAGCACCTTTGCTAATTATTTCATCAATGTCAAGTTTTACTACCCCTATTACTAATGCAAAATCAATTAGTTTATCCTTTTTTCTCGATAGTTTTGATTCTATTTCGCTATAGCTTACCCTTTGGGACGTGTACCCAATGTAAGAAATTACAATTTGGTCGTAGCGATCCAATTCAATGGTAAACATACCGTCTTTGTTTGATGATGCCCCGGTTGTTTTCCCATATACAACAATTGAAGCACCGCTAAGAGGCTCTCCTGTGCCGTCAACAACTCTTCCTGTAAAAGGAAAAAGTAGTGTTGAATCTTGTACTGATATCAAAATGTCATTTTTCCTAGTATCCATTACATATGCTGGTTGTGCAAAAGCAAAAAGAAGTAATGCAATTGCTGGTAGCGCCCAAAGCATTCTGAATGCTTGCTTTTTTGAGGTTTTAGTTTTAGTCATCATAGTCATTCGTTTTTTGTTAAGGGAATAGTTTAGGTTATTGGTTAACCCAATAATCTGCATTCCCATAATTTGATTGATAAGAATTGTTTGGTATTTGCCCACACTGTGTCCCTGCGCAAGAACACCTTGATCGGCTAAATACTCGTGATTTTGCTTGATTGAGCGCTCGAATAACCAAACAAAAGGGTTGAACCAAAAGAAAACAGTAATAAGTTCCACCAGCAAAAGGTCGAACCAGTGTTTTTCACGAATGTGCACTTTTTCGTGGGTTAGTATGCTGTTTAAATCAGTTCCGTTGTGAAATTTTGGATTTATAAAAATTATGTTGATAAAGGAGAACGGCAATCCGTATTTATTGTTTTCTACAACTCTATTCCCGTTCAGAGTGAGAATGCCATTTTTGTTAATTAGATAAATTAGTTCTATAGTTTGCCAGAGAAGTCTTAGCAAGAAAATTGCAATACCTGTTAAGTAAATTATAATTGCAATATTTTTCCAATTGCTTGTGTTATGCTTGCTTACTTGCGATGAGATGACAGAGTCGAATGTGTTGAAAGATGGCTTGAACGGTTGGAAAACATCTTTTATGGTTTCGTTGGGATTAACTAATACTGTGTATTCAATTTCGGTGAGTGATAGGATTAATGGTAGTGTTAGTCCAATTATAAGAAAAGCACGATTTACATTAAACAATATATTTTTCCTTAAAAAAAGCCAGTAGGTTGAGTAGAATAAAGCTATCCCAAACGATGATTTTGCTAGGTATAATATTAGGTTATCCATACTATTTATTGTCTTTTTTGAGTTCTTCTTCTGCCATTCTCATCATTTCTTCGAGTTCGCTTATGCTAAGTTTGTTCTCGCGGGCAAAAAAAGTTGCCATTCTAGGAAACGATCCGTTAAAGTAGTTACTCAGCAAGTTTGAGAATTGAAAGTGAGTATAGTCGTTTTTAGTAATGCTTGGACTGAAAAGATATGTGTTGCCAATTTTCTTTTTTGCAACAAATCCTTTCGCTTCCAATACTTTTAGCACTGTAGCCACAGTTGTGTATGCCGGGCGGGGCTCCTCGAAGTTGTCTACTAAATCCTTTACAACACCTTCGTTTATGCTCCAAAGGATTTTCATTACCTGTTCTTCTGCTTTTGTGAGTTGCTTCATAGTATGAAAATTTATCTACTACAAATATAGTAGGTAAATTTAATTGATACTATATTTGTAGTA is a window of Tenuifilaceae bacterium CYCD DNA encoding:
- a CDS encoding serine--tRNA ligase codes for the protein MLTLKVIRDNKDEVIKRLAVKHFDAKAIIDNIIALDDKRKAIQVQLDNNLAEQNSLAKQIGKLFAEGKATEANEAKSKTAELKETSKSLSQELSDVEPELKKLLMQVPNLPHSSVPEGHSASENVIVRSGGSVPALGADAIPHWDLAKKYDIIDFELGVKITGAGFPVYKGKGAKFQRALINFFLDENTAAGYREVQPPHMVNEDSAYGTGQLPDKDGQMYYMQVDNFYMIPTAEVPVTNIFRDVILNASQLPVKMTAYTPCFRREAGSYGKDVRGLNRLHQFDKVEIVQVQHPDHSYESLEEMVSHVEGILKKLELPYRILRLCGGDMSFTSALTYDFEVFSAAQERWLEVSSVSNFESYQANRMMLRFKEDGDKKTQIAHTLNGSSLALPRIVAALLENNQTSNGIRVPKVLQSFCGFDMID
- the rpmA gene encoding 50S ribosomal protein L27, producing MAHKKGVGSSRNGRESHSKRLGVKLFGGQTAKAGNILVRQRGTVHNPGQNVGIGKDHTLYALIDGVVSFRKKADNKSYVSVLPAEA
- a CDS encoding transcriptional regulator, which produces MKQLTKAEEQVMKILWSINEGVVKDLVDNFEEPRPAYTTVATVLKVLEAKGFVAKKKIGNTYLFSPSITKNDYTHFQFSNLLSNYFNGSFPRMATFFARENKLSISELEEMMRMAEEELKKDNK